A genomic stretch from Corvus cornix cornix isolate S_Up_H32 chromosome 9, ASM73873v5, whole genome shotgun sequence includes:
- the SAMD7 gene encoding sterile alpha motif domain-containing protein 7: MTPREHMRKMSILGEQGTLEEKHLYRLAGGMAAGELRQRQEMLMRNQLMAVNPQLMGPGPQRMQAIPAQFEPRLVDRDLLPSTEMMASADPRQIHIASHLGPTVPQHPNMPNLLANRVYQSPGYSFLQPESMEAVARRQELVQKQNIARMEMEMSAIFQQKEMEKAHRKGLLGLEAPFLYHGMPASPIAFRGRHRLPEGHLPNDLYVHRTTLDEIHGNTMLMATSPYPPVTTLQRERGRRPGRRAGNHKTAEGSANGTKNQADDKSTDSASAAVDDEKEDKKEVEVETPNKHEQIKTQTEPSAVAKNCKEFEQGLRKNCATHEIPTETTSCSNTNEKEANSSCAAFDDKYLYPSAIPFSALPYGFPVPNNPLLPSGTHGLILNGEDISSIEDIRKWTVDDVHNFIVSLPGCSDYAQIFKDHAIDGETLPLLTEEHLLDTMGLKLGPALKIRSQVSRRLGNVFYMMNVPLSVPLPPAPGKASEQPSDMASPLHCNSSGDTLDSPCSQDPETSQAVEQIVSESRENPCDTAGTQADFQMIAFQKS; encoded by the exons AACTGCGGCAGCGGCAGGAGATGCTAATGAGGAACCAGCTGATGGCAGTAAACCCGCAGCTGATGGGGCCGGGCCCGCAGAGGATGCAGGCGATCCCCGCCCAGTTTGAGCCGCGACTGGTCGACAG agaTCTGCTACCTTCAACTGAAATGATGGCCTCAGCTGACCCCAGACAAATCCACATAGCATCTCACCTGGGACCCACAGTCCCACAGCACCCGAACATGCCAAACCTATTGGCCAACCGTGTCTACCAAAGCCCAG GATACAGCTTTCTACAACCAGAATCCATGGAAGCTGTGGCCAGAAGACAAGAATTGgttcaaaagcaaaatattgcCAG AATGGAAATGGAGATGAGTGCTATTTTTCagcaaaaggaaatggagaaagcCCACCGGAAAGGACTCCTGGGCCTGGAAGCCCCTTTCCTGTACCACGGGATGCCAGCGAGTCCCATTGCTTTCCGTGGCAGGCACAGACTACCTGAAGGGCACCTTCCCAATGACCTGTATGTTCATCGTACCACCCTGGATGAAATCCACGGCAACACCATGCTCATGGCAACCAGCCCATACCCGCCAGTCACCACACTGCAAAGGGAGAGGGGACGCCGcccagggagaagagctggaaatCACAAAACTGCCGAGGGCAGCGCCAATGGCACAAAGAACCAGGCAGATGACAAATCCACAGACTCTGCCTCAGCTGCAGTGGATGATGAGaaagaagacaagaaagaagTAGAGGTGGAGACACCAAACAAACATGAGCAGATCAAAACCCAGACTGAGCCATCTGCAGTTGCCAAAAACTGTAAAGAGTTTGAACAAGGCTTGAGAAAAAACTGTGCTACTCATGAAATTCCTACTGAAACCACCAGCTGCAGCAACACAAATGAGAAGGAAGCCaacagctcctgtgctgcttttgatgACAAGTACCTGTACCCTTCTGCAATCCCATTCTCAGCATTACCATATGGATTTCCAGTGCCCAACAACCCATTGCTACCTTCAG GAACTCATGGCCTTATCCTGAATGGAGAAGACATTTCTTCCATCGAAGACATTCGCAAGTGGACAGTTGATGATGTGCACAACTTCATCGTCAgcctcccaggctgctcagatTATGCCCAG ATATTTAAAGACCATGCTATTGATGGAGAAACACTTCCACTGCTAACAGAGGAACATCTCCTGGATACAATGGGATTAAAACTTGGACCAGCATTAAAAATCCGCTCTCAG GTGTCCCGACGTCTGGGCAACGTGTTCTACATGATGAATGTCCCTCTGTCCGTgcccctgcctcctgctccagggaaagcCTCAGAGCAGCCCTCTGACATGGCCTCCCCTCTGCACTGCAACAGCAGTGGTGACACACTGGacagtccctgctcccaggaccCAGAAACCTCCCAAGCAGTGGAACAGATCGTTtcagaaagcagggaaaatccATGTGACACAGCTGGAACTCAGGCTGACTTCCAGATGATTGCTTTCCAGAAAAGTTGA